The following coding sequences are from one Salvia splendens isolate huo1 unplaced genomic scaffold, SspV2 ctg955, whole genome shotgun sequence window:
- the LOC121791889 gene encoding mannose/glucose-specific lectin-like, whose translation MPLRSRHQLGSVGYQTGEKWSFKTNQGNGIKQIIVKCGSIIDSITFKRTKEDHTSKFGGNGGDKTFKINIDFPSEYLTGISGTHGSACSLPNSVTSLTFITNKTQYGPCGTICGTHFSVNANDAVVTGFHGRCGKYVEGIGLYIKPVKPCDESDNGVFSAVEISLKANIKARVNEGLWKIISENLHF comes from the exons ATGCCGTTGCGCAGCAGACATCAGCTTGGGTCCGTGGGATACCAAACCGGTGAGAAATGGTCATTCAAAACCAATCAAGGGAATGGCATCAAACAAATCATCGTAAAATGCGGTTCAATCATCGACTCCATCACATTCAAACGCACCAAAGAAGATCACACCTCCAAATTCGGTGGAAACGGCGGTGATAAAACTTTCAAG ATCAACATCGATTTTCCGTCGGAATATCTTACCGGCATAAGCGGGACCCACGGCTCAGCTTGCTCCTTACCAAACAGCGTCACGTCTCTCACCTTCATCACCAACAAGACTCAGTATGGCCCTTGCGGAACCATTTGTGGCACCCATTTTTCCGTCAACGCAAACGACGCCGTCGTGACCGGATTCCACGGCCGCTGTGGCAAATATGTTGAGGGAATCGGGCTTTACATCAAGCCCGTTAAGCCTTGTGACGAATCGGATAACGGCGTTTTCTCCGCCGTTGAGATTTCGTTGAAGGCAAATATCAAGGCAAGAGTCAATGAAGGATTGTGGAAAATCATATCGGAAAACCTCCATTTCTag